A single window of bacterium DNA harbors:
- the murG gene encoding undecaprenyldiphospho-muramoylpentapeptide beta-N-acetylglucosaminyltransferase, translating into MKTSPMETLRIVIAGGGTGGHVFPALAIGEALRKKTPQVHLIYIGTRRGLEADVIPRAGGELRTLWISGFARRRIIQNLLLPVKLLVSFLQSFWLLLTVRPHVVVGTGGYVMGPVLWVAQRLGMPTVLQEQNSFPGYTTRKLARRAQLVCAGFEETRNRLTGCEVIVTGNPLRPSFQTLNRERARAQWNFDYSRKTLLIFGGSAGARAINEAVSAALSELLKQWNLIWQTGRLGIPASTDSSIVQQAIAQHRLIVREFIQEMPEAYAVADLAVCRAGAMTLAELAASGLPAVLVPYPHAADDHQTSNAQSVTSAGAARIIKDSELRATTLLNTVEDFVASENKLLDMAAKMKSLAKPDAAKRIADLVLSVARKK; encoded by the coding sequence GTGAAAACGTCGCCCATGGAGACATTGCGAATTGTGATCGCCGGGGGTGGAACCGGCGGCCACGTGTTCCCGGCCCTTGCCATCGGTGAGGCGTTGCGAAAAAAAACTCCTCAGGTACATCTTATCTACATCGGCACCAGACGGGGACTCGAAGCGGACGTGATTCCACGCGCGGGCGGTGAGCTTCGTACGCTCTGGATTTCCGGCTTCGCACGGCGGCGGATTATTCAGAATCTGCTTCTGCCGGTGAAACTTCTGGTAAGTTTTCTCCAGAGTTTCTGGCTCCTCCTGACCGTTCGCCCCCACGTCGTAGTCGGTACCGGCGGCTATGTAATGGGTCCCGTTTTGTGGGTTGCACAACGCTTGGGTATGCCTACGGTACTTCAGGAGCAGAATTCTTTTCCGGGATATACGACTCGAAAGCTCGCTCGCCGAGCTCAACTGGTCTGCGCCGGATTCGAAGAAACCCGTAACCGCCTCACCGGCTGTGAAGTGATTGTCACGGGAAATCCGCTGCGTCCCTCCTTCCAAACTCTTAACAGGGAGCGAGCACGGGCGCAGTGGAATTTCGATTACAGTCGAAAGACGTTGTTGATATTCGGAGGGTCGGCGGGTGCACGTGCAATCAACGAAGCGGTCTCGGCGGCGTTGTCGGAACTCCTGAAGCAGTGGAACCTCATTTGGCAAACGGGCCGTCTGGGGATTCCCGCTTCAACTGATTCGTCCATTGTTCAACAGGCGATTGCTCAACACCGATTGATCGTACGGGAGTTCATTCAAGAAATGCCCGAAGCGTACGCCGTCGCGGATCTGGCGGTTTGTCGCGCGGGAGCGATGACTCTGGCAGAATTGGCGGCTTCAGGACTTCCGGCGGTGCTGGTACCCTATCCTCATGCGGCTGACGATCACCAGACATCCAACGCGCAATCCGTCACCAGCGCGGGAGCCGCTCGGATCATCAAGGATTCCGAACTCCGCGCCACAACTCTGCTGAACACCGTGGAAGACTTCGTCGCCTCGGAAAATAAACTCTTGGATATGGCGGCGAAAATGAAATCGCTTGCAAAGCCCGACGCCGCCAAACGAATTGCCGATTTGGTCTTGTCAGTCGCGAGGAAAAAATGA
- a CDS encoding putative lipid II flippase FtsW: protein MQERTGYDVVLLATALILCVAGAIFVLSASAVHSAVAYRGDAYAIFQSHVIRLLIGLAFMIAFSVIDYHVLGKMARVTWLLTFVALIVVLFLPQPNGATAHRWIYYRGFSFQPAELAKFAIISYLATRLAAFDADPFLADRKKLYTGTLLIVGVTAGLVVIEPNLSMTLMILVVAAMLFFVSGVSLKPILSLGGICLVPLALISWLTPYMQTRLTTYADALFHPLRASYHVKQSLVGIGQGGIAGVGLGASMQKNFFLPEPFKDFIFSIVGEELGILGALFVLAGFTIFISRAWHISVNAPDRFGYYLGMGITLAIAVSVVVNIGVTLGLLPTTGQPLPFVSYGGSSLVMNLAAVGVLLNISRQTQRQAAVHGSGYPYL from the coding sequence ATGCAGGAGCGAACGGGATATGACGTCGTCCTATTGGCGACGGCGTTGATCTTGTGCGTCGCCGGCGCAATCTTCGTTCTGAGCGCGTCCGCCGTTCATTCCGCGGTTGCCTATCGTGGCGATGCCTATGCGATTTTTCAGAGTCACGTGATCCGTCTTTTGATCGGTCTCGCGTTCATGATTGCGTTCTCGGTCATAGACTACCACGTACTTGGGAAAATGGCTCGCGTAACGTGGCTGTTGACTTTCGTCGCTCTGATCGTCGTGCTCTTTCTTCCCCAGCCAAACGGCGCGACGGCGCATCGCTGGATCTACTACAGAGGTTTTAGTTTCCAACCCGCGGAGTTGGCGAAGTTCGCCATCATCTCCTACTTGGCAACTCGACTCGCGGCATTTGATGCGGATCCCTTCCTCGCGGATCGAAAGAAACTATATACGGGAACACTTCTCATCGTCGGAGTGACGGCTGGACTCGTGGTGATCGAGCCGAACCTGTCCATGACGTTGATGATTCTTGTCGTGGCCGCCATGCTGTTCTTCGTTTCCGGCGTATCGCTCAAGCCGATTCTATCGCTCGGGGGAATTTGCCTCGTCCCGCTGGCTCTGATAAGCTGGCTGACTCCTTACATGCAAACCCGCTTGACGACTTACGCCGATGCGCTGTTTCATCCGCTGCGAGCGAGCTATCACGTGAAGCAATCGCTGGTGGGGATCGGACAAGGCGGGATTGCCGGAGTGGGGTTGGGCGCATCCATGCAGAAGAATTTCTTTCTGCCCGAGCCATTCAAGGACTTCATCTTCAGCATCGTCGGCGAAGAGTTGGGAATTCTTGGAGCGTTGTTCGTGCTCGCCGGCTTCACGATCTTCATTTCAAGAGCCTGGCATATCAGCGTAAATGCCCCGGATCGTTTCGGATACTATCTTGGAATGGGCATCACGTTGGCAATTGCCGTCTCGGTCGTGGTCAACATCGGAGTCACATTAGGCTTGCTCCCGACGACGGGACAGCCGCTGCCGTTCGTCAGCTACGGCGGTTCTTCACTGGTCATGAATCTCGCGGCCGTGGGTGTACTTCTCAACATCTCTCGGCAGACGCAGCGGCAAGCTGCCGTCCACGGCAGCGGATATCCATACCTGTGA
- the murD gene encoding UDP-N-acetylmuramoyl-L-alanine--D-glutamate ligase: MSLDLTGKRVAVIGMARSGIGAARLVHRLGGRALVSDIKPFEALRSAIEELQSEGVEVEAGGHHRVAAEPFDLVVLSPGVVLSASLHEIWRCKAVPVWSELQLAAEVWDGQWIGVTGSNGKTTTVHLIAAMLKQAGRDAMTAGNIGQAWSDLLPANKDRVFVVEVSSFQLERCHRLKPRVAVLLNLFENHLDRHGDMATYADLKSRLLLHQDTDSVAILNGEDEWIRSFESSLPARKIRFGTSDALDFWTTSLQLMCRCSAQDEVILKREEFPLVGRHNELNALAAAAAARQFGADMPAIRQALRTAQPVEHRIEFVGELSGVAFYNDSKSTNMVATHTALDSFRRDVILLFGGRPKKESFAPLAERFGRPIKVLIAFGEALEKIRMELPSRLPIEFVPNLTSAVSRARELAHEGDTVLLSPGCTSFDEFRNFEERGKVFKSLVQQ; encoded by the coding sequence ATGTCCCTCGACTTGACCGGAAAGCGGGTGGCCGTAATCGGAATGGCCCGCAGTGGGATCGGCGCCGCGAGACTCGTCCATCGGCTCGGCGGGCGTGCGCTGGTCTCGGATATCAAACCCTTTGAGGCGCTACGCTCTGCAATTGAGGAGCTGCAGAGCGAAGGCGTCGAAGTGGAAGCCGGCGGTCATCACCGAGTTGCCGCGGAACCGTTTGATCTCGTTGTCTTATCACCGGGTGTCGTTCTCTCAGCATCGCTGCACGAGATCTGGCGCTGCAAAGCCGTTCCGGTTTGGTCGGAGTTGCAGCTGGCCGCGGAAGTCTGGGACGGACAATGGATCGGAGTGACCGGATCGAACGGGAAGACCACAACGGTGCATTTGATCGCGGCGATGCTCAAACAGGCCGGCCGGGACGCAATGACTGCCGGGAATATCGGACAGGCGTGGAGCGATCTCCTTCCGGCAAACAAGGATCGCGTGTTCGTGGTCGAAGTATCCAGCTTTCAACTTGAGAGATGTCACCGGTTGAAACCGCGCGTTGCCGTGCTGCTTAATCTTTTCGAGAATCACCTGGATCGCCACGGCGATATGGCAACCTATGCGGACCTGAAATCTCGATTGCTGCTCCACCAAGACACCGACAGCGTTGCGATTTTGAATGGCGAGGACGAGTGGATTCGGAGTTTTGAATCGTCATTACCCGCCCGCAAGATACGTTTCGGCACAAGCGACGCGTTGGATTTCTGGACGACTTCACTTCAACTCATGTGTCGCTGCAGCGCGCAAGATGAAGTGATTCTGAAACGCGAGGAGTTCCCGCTCGTAGGACGTCATAACGAATTGAACGCGCTGGCCGCCGCCGCCGCCGCCCGGCAATTCGGCGCCGATATGCCGGCCATTCGCCAAGCTCTCCGTACGGCACAGCCCGTCGAACATCGCATCGAATTCGTGGGTGAGCTCAGTGGTGTTGCGTTCTATAATGATTCAAAAAGCACAAACATGGTGGCAACTCACACTGCTCTGGACTCCTTCCGTCGAGACGTGATTCTTCTTTTCGGCGGACGTCCTAAAAAGGAGTCGTTTGCTCCTTTGGCCGAGCGATTCGGGCGACCGATCAAGGTTTTGATCGCTTTCGGTGAAGCATTGGAAAAAATTCGCATGGAGTTGCCGAGCCGATTGCCGATAGAGTTTGTTCCCAATCTGACCTCCGCCGTGTCACGAGCTCGTGAGCTTGCGCATGAGGGGGATACAGTCCTTCTCTCACCGGGTTGCACGTCATTCGACGAGTTTCGCAATTTCGAGGAGCGAGGTAAAGTGTTCAAATCTCTCGTTCAACAATGA
- the mraY gene encoding phospho-N-acetylmuramoyl-pentapeptide-transferase — MFYHLFLPLKDVLIGANLFRYITFRSAAAALTALVISFVIGPWMIRKLREHQIGEEIRSDGPQTHLIKSGTPTMGGLMILVAVAVPTLLFANLTNFYVLLTLLAFLWMGAVGFLDDYLKAIRKKKKGLVARYKIIGQLALGGLVATFVLAYPTLFGLNFAARVTTTTMPFLKNVMFNFGALYPLMVILVITGTSNGVNLTDGLDGLAIGVTSISAAAFAAMSYVTGNIKFASYLNIIYLDGAGELAIFCSALLGAGLGFLWFNGYPAQVFMGDTGALALGAALGTMAILLKKEFFLIVIGGIFVVEALSVIIQRLYFKYTKRKYGEGRRVFLMAPLHHHFEQLGWHESKVVVRFWIVQVLLVLVSLTMFKVR; from the coding sequence ATGTTCTACCATCTTTTTCTTCCACTGAAAGACGTGTTGATCGGCGCAAATCTGTTCCGATACATCACGTTTCGTTCGGCGGCGGCGGCGCTCACTGCGCTGGTGATATCGTTCGTCATCGGACCGTGGATGATCCGCAAACTCCGCGAACATCAAATCGGGGAGGAGATCCGCAGCGACGGTCCACAGACACATCTGATCAAGTCCGGAACGCCGACCATGGGCGGATTGATGATTCTCGTGGCGGTGGCCGTTCCCACCTTGTTGTTCGCGAATCTCACCAATTTCTACGTGCTTCTTACGCTGCTTGCCTTTCTGTGGATGGGCGCCGTCGGTTTTCTCGACGACTATTTGAAGGCCATTCGGAAAAAGAAGAAAGGATTGGTTGCAAGGTACAAGATCATCGGTCAATTGGCACTCGGCGGTTTGGTGGCCACGTTTGTCCTCGCTTACCCGACTCTCTTCGGACTGAACTTCGCCGCTCGCGTCACGACAACGACGATGCCATTCCTCAAGAACGTGATGTTCAATTTCGGTGCATTGTATCCCCTGATGGTTATTCTCGTTATCACCGGCACGTCGAACGGCGTCAATCTCACCGATGGACTGGACGGGCTGGCGATCGGCGTAACGTCCATTTCGGCGGCGGCGTTTGCCGCCATGAGCTACGTTACCGGCAACATCAAATTCGCCTCCTATCTCAACATCATTTATCTGGACGGCGCCGGCGAATTGGCCATCTTCTGTTCAGCGCTGCTCGGTGCCGGACTCGGTTTTCTCTGGTTCAACGGTTATCCGGCTCAGGTCTTCATGGGGGACACTGGAGCGCTGGCGCTGGGGGCCGCGCTGGGAACCATGGCCATTTTGTTGAAGAAGGAGTTCTTCCTGATCGTTATCGGGGGAATCTTTGTGGTGGAAGCGTTGAGCGTTATCATTCAGCGTCTCTACTTCAAATATACGAAACGAAAATACGGTGAGGGGCGGCGCGTATTTCTCATGGCGCCGTTACACCATCATTTCGAGCAGTTGGGATGGCACGAGTCGAAAGTGGTCGTGCGATTTTGGATTGTGCAGGTTCTGTTGGTTCTGGTAAGCCTCACAATGTTCAAGGTTCGCTGA
- the murF gene encoding UDP-N-acetylmuramoyl-tripeptide--D-alanyl-D-alanine ligase, whose protein sequence is MTLPTIGWLCDTLGADAPDLPHDMPLGPISIDTRTIKAGDTFWALRAQRDGHDFVPDALERGAKAIVVDANRKRSSAAQSLRARMIGVRDTTAALTHAAGVWRSRCTYPFIGITGSNGKTSTKDLIVHLLAVRFRVGGTTGNLNNQIGVPLTLLAFPTDLDMAVVEMGASYTGEIGELCEICRPTHGLVTSISSAHLEGFGSIEAVAETKGQLYDYVSDQGFAFVPTDDSLCVIQSSACTAKIGYAFSPAPENWTGGHFAASELKYDRLGRAQFTFDQQSVEIGIPGQAAALTALAALTVARSFDVPFTDCVHAISEHRSARGRLDVIRLNDITVIDDSYNANPASMRAAVHTLSLVHGQRRVAILGDMLELGSFAEREHQRLGEDIASYSVDVAIFVGPLSKLAAEAALQVRAKVHWIENTADFEGGIEDLVKCGDVVLVKASRGMTMERIVDRLKQVFH, encoded by the coding sequence GTGACGCTGCCTACCATCGGCTGGCTCTGTGATACGCTGGGGGCTGATGCGCCTGATCTGCCCCATGACATGCCGCTGGGTCCGATCTCGATTGACACGCGCACGATAAAAGCGGGCGACACCTTCTGGGCACTGCGCGCCCAACGTGATGGGCATGATTTCGTCCCCGATGCGCTTGAGCGGGGCGCAAAAGCGATCGTGGTGGACGCGAACCGGAAGAGATCGTCGGCCGCTCAATCGCTTCGCGCGAGAATGATCGGCGTGCGCGACACGACGGCAGCGCTCACACATGCCGCCGGAGTATGGCGCTCGAGATGCACGTATCCATTCATCGGGATCACCGGCAGCAACGGCAAGACTTCGACCAAGGATCTGATTGTGCACCTGCTCGCCGTTCGCTTTCGGGTCGGCGGGACCACAGGCAATCTCAACAACCAGATCGGTGTTCCACTGACTCTTCTGGCATTTCCAACCGATCTCGATATGGCCGTGGTGGAAATGGGAGCATCCTACACAGGGGAGATCGGCGAGTTGTGCGAAATCTGCCGGCCGACACACGGGCTGGTTACTTCCATCAGTAGTGCTCATCTCGAAGGATTCGGCAGCATCGAGGCCGTGGCGGAAACAAAGGGTCAGCTCTACGACTATGTTTCCGATCAGGGATTCGCCTTTGTGCCGACGGACGACTCCCTTTGCGTTATCCAATCATCCGCGTGTACTGCAAAAATCGGCTATGCTTTCTCTCCCGCTCCCGAAAACTGGACGGGCGGACACTTCGCGGCGAGTGAATTGAAATACGATCGGCTTGGCCGCGCACAATTCACGTTCGATCAACAGTCGGTAGAGATCGGAATTCCCGGGCAAGCGGCGGCGCTCACCGCTCTTGCCGCACTGACCGTTGCGCGGAGTTTCGATGTCCCGTTCACCGATTGTGTGCACGCCATCAGCGAACATCGAAGCGCACGCGGACGACTGGACGTGATCCGCTTGAACGATATCACTGTGATAGATGACAGCTACAACGCCAATCCGGCCAGCATGAGAGCCGCAGTACACACGCTCTCACTCGTCCACGGTCAGCGGCGAGTGGCGATTCTGGGCGACATGCTGGAGCTCGGATCGTTCGCCGAGCGCGAGCATCAGCGACTTGGAGAGGACATTGCGTCATACTCGGTAGACGTGGCGATATTTGTGGGTCCCTTGTCGAAGCTGGCCGCTGAAGCTGCGCTTCAGGTACGGGCCAAAGTACATTGGATCGAAAACACCGCCGATTTTGAGGGTGGAATTGAAGACCTTGTGAAGTGCGGTGATGTGGTTTTAGTCAAGGCATCGCGCGGTATGACGATGGAACGAATCGTGGATCGGCTCAAGCAGGTCTTCCACTGA
- a CDS encoding UDP-N-acetylmuramoyl-L-alanyl-D-glutamate--2,6-diaminopimelate ligase, with protein MDHLPTLRELSRELTNCTIRGEGNPVVRSVEFDSRRVTTGSLFVAMRGLAADGTAFIGDAIRRGASGVVCESLPDALPVPVLIVPNARKALAELSWSFYGHPEQVLTLIAVTGTNGKTTVASLLRHVLQETGIRAGLIGTLGVHTNDEQLDTARTTPEAPDLAAYFLRMRKQGTSHVVMEATSIGIDLERTWKLPFQVTIFTNLSRDHLDYHKSWEAYREAKLRLFREQRPDGYAILNADDAEIEHFLSAAQARTTTYSLERLAGYRASSIALHRNKLRFLLSSPSASAEIETSLIGRFNVYNALAVIAAADALQIPFAETQSALKKAKSVRGRAEIIPSSSPFTVIVDYAHTPDALEKILTALRDIEHRRVLTVIGAGGNRDRGKRPLMAATAQRFSDFLVLTSDNPRDEDPEIILDDMVAGLPNNAAYVRSVDRREAIGIALAEACDGDIVLIAGKGHETYQEIQGVRYPFDDHAVAMEWLANAGYRS; from the coding sequence ATGGATCATCTGCCGACTCTCCGCGAATTATCGCGTGAATTGACGAACTGCACGATTCGCGGGGAAGGCAATCCGGTAGTTCGTTCGGTGGAATTCGATTCGCGGCGCGTAACAACCGGAAGTTTGTTTGTGGCCATGCGCGGTTTGGCTGCCGACGGAACCGCCTTTATTGGGGATGCGATTCGACGAGGAGCATCCGGCGTTGTTTGCGAATCACTCCCTGACGCGCTGCCAGTTCCGGTTCTGATCGTGCCGAATGCCCGAAAGGCTCTGGCGGAGCTTTCGTGGAGCTTCTACGGCCACCCCGAACAAGTGCTCACGCTGATCGCCGTGACGGGAACCAACGGCAAGACCACCGTAGCCTCGCTTTTGCGGCACGTTCTGCAGGAAACGGGAATTCGCGCGGGATTAATCGGCACGCTGGGAGTTCATACGAACGACGAACAACTCGATACGGCCCGCACCACTCCGGAAGCGCCTGACTTGGCTGCATACTTCTTAAGAATGCGCAAGCAAGGAACGAGCCACGTCGTGATGGAGGCAACTTCCATCGGGATTGACCTGGAACGAACGTGGAAACTCCCGTTTCAGGTGACGATCTTCACCAATCTTTCGCGCGATCACCTCGATTATCACAAGAGCTGGGAAGCGTATCGCGAAGCGAAGCTGCGACTCTTCCGGGAGCAGAGGCCCGACGGTTATGCCATTCTCAATGCGGATGACGCTGAAATCGAGCATTTTCTGTCGGCCGCGCAAGCGCGAACCACAACCTATTCCCTTGAACGGCTCGCGGGCTATCGAGCTTCCTCGATTGCGCTTCATCGCAACAAACTCCGTTTCTTGCTGTCTTCACCGTCCGCATCGGCAGAGATCGAAACGTCGCTGATCGGCCGTTTCAACGTGTACAACGCTCTGGCCGTGATCGCCGCCGCCGACGCGCTGCAAATTCCATTTGCGGAGACACAGTCCGCGCTGAAAAAGGCGAAATCCGTGCGGGGCCGGGCGGAAATCATTCCGTCTTCATCTCCGTTCACGGTGATCGTGGACTATGCTCACACGCCGGACGCATTGGAGAAGATCCTGACGGCATTACGCGACATCGAACATCGCCGCGTGCTCACGGTAATCGGCGCGGGAGGAAATCGCGATCGCGGCAAGCGTCCGCTGATGGCCGCGACGGCGCAGCGGTTCAGTGATTTCTTGGTTCTTACCAGTGATAATCCGCGTGACGAAGACCCGGAAATCATCCTTGACGACATGGTGGCGGGGTTACCGAATAATGCCGCGTATGTTCGAAGCGTGGATCGGCGGGAAGCGATTGGGATTGCTCTGGCCGAAGCTTGCGACGGGGATATCGTGCTCATCGCCGGCAAAGGCCACGAGACATATCAGGAGATTCAGGGCGTGCGTTATCCATTTGACGATCACGCGGTGGCGATGGAGTGGCTCGCGAACGCAGGATATCGGTCGTGA
- the rsmH gene encoding 16S rRNA (cytosine(1402)-N(4))-methyltransferase RsmH, with the protein MPPSEFHTPVLAEQAVALLVWDPEGVYADLTIGGGGHSRLICSRLAGRGRLIGCDRDREAVAHCRVTFPPPVHVLHCRFSEVLTLLRPMLDDGAAGILMDLGISSHQLDTPHRGFSYSVNGPLDSRMDPEEGETATELLSRLDERELTRILREFGEDPQARRIARAIVHARQRSPIRETGELAEVISRAVPATRHKSLPRVFQALRITVNREMEELDQGLAAAWSLLRPGGRLVAISYHSLEDRRVKTFMRDKAAPPQSDLGLPINHEQTPAGRLLVKKPIVPTDEEIGRNPRARSAKLRALERIQ; encoded by the coding sequence ATACCACCATCGGAGTTCCATACTCCAGTACTCGCAGAGCAGGCCGTTGCTCTGCTGGTTTGGGATCCGGAAGGTGTGTATGCAGATCTGACGATCGGCGGCGGTGGACACAGCCGCCTCATTTGTTCCCGGCTGGCCGGAAGAGGCCGTTTGATCGGATGTGACCGCGACCGTGAGGCCGTTGCTCACTGCCGAGTGACCTTCCCCCCCCCTGTGCATGTGCTCCATTGCCGATTCTCCGAGGTTCTCACTCTCCTTCGCCCGATGCTGGACGACGGAGCGGCGGGGATTCTCATGGATCTGGGGATATCTTCGCATCAATTGGACACGCCTCATCGCGGCTTCAGCTATTCCGTCAACGGGCCGCTGGATTCGCGGATGGATCCCGAAGAAGGCGAGACGGCAACCGAACTGCTCTCGCGGCTCGATGAGCGGGAACTGACCCGTATTCTGCGCGAATTCGGGGAGGATCCACAGGCGCGGCGAATCGCCCGGGCGATTGTCCATGCGCGCCAGCGGAGTCCGATTCGAGAAACCGGCGAACTTGCGGAAGTTATCTCGCGGGCCGTACCGGCCACCCGTCATAAAAGCTTGCCGCGAGTCTTTCAGGCGTTGCGGATCACCGTCAATCGCGAGATGGAGGAACTGGATCAGGGACTGGCCGCGGCCTGGAGCCTGCTCCGTCCGGGAGGCCGGCTGGTGGCGATCAGCTATCATTCTCTGGAAGACCGTCGAGTGAAGACCTTCATGCGAGACAAGGCGGCTCCACCGCAATCGGACCTCGGTCTCCCGATAAATCACGAGCAAACGCCGGCCGGGCGACTCCTCGTAAAGAAGCCCATCGTTCCGACGGACGAAGAAATCGGCCGCAATCCCCGCGCGCGCAGTGCAAAGCTGCGAGCCCTTGAACGCATTCAGTAG
- a CDS encoding cell division/cell wall cluster transcriptional repressor MraZ — translation MPTKAGLPFLGHFPGVIDDKGRLSVPADYRHALPPESDGMVILTPGSSNFLNVFPLHRFNAVWEKADSDVLGFASSDSLARDTALLSEAAYRQFDSQGRITVPQSLLKAAGIGREVVFMGRWNHFVIWDARAFEEYRRTQALTPGDAWKRLIDQHPKA, via the coding sequence ATGCCCACGAAAGCCGGTCTACCTTTCCTCGGACACTTCCCCGGAGTCATTGATGATAAGGGGCGGCTCTCCGTTCCCGCCGACTATCGCCATGCTCTTCCCCCGGAAAGTGACGGGATGGTCATCCTGACGCCCGGGAGCTCCAACTTCCTGAATGTATTCCCCCTTCATCGTTTCAATGCGGTCTGGGAGAAGGCCGACTCCGACGTTCTGGGATTCGCCTCCTCGGACAGTTTAGCCCGTGACACGGCCCTTCTGAGCGAAGCGGCCTATCGGCAATTTGACAGTCAGGGTCGAATTACGGTTCCCCAGAGCCTCCTCAAGGCCGCCGGGATCGGGCGGGAGGTGGTATTCATGGGTCGTTGGAACCACTTTGTGATCTGGGATGCCCGGGCTTTTGAAGAATACCGCCGCACTCAGGCCCTTACCCCCGGGGATGCATGGAAACGGCTCATTGACCAGCACCCGAAGGCATAG
- a CDS encoding ABC transporter ATP-binding protein, giving the protein MIEVRGIRRSFAEKPVLRGVDLSIATGESITIIGQSGCGKSVLLKHLVGLLVPDEGTITVDGHAITGAPRKELYEIRKKFGVLFQGAALFDSMTVAENVSLGLRQHTEMSEAQIALRVRECLTMVSMEGTQKLKPAELSGGMKKRVGLARAIAMQPSYILYDEPTTGLDPITADSINDLILHLNEKLNVTTIVVTHDMVSAYKISDRIVMLHEGRVIFSGSPDETKNAKLDIVRRFVTGEADEQPYVITSY; this is encoded by the coding sequence ATGATTGAGGTACGCGGCATCCGTCGGTCATTCGCTGAGAAACCCGTTTTGCGAGGCGTGGATTTGTCCATCGCAACGGGCGAATCCATCACGATCATCGGGCAGTCGGGCTGCGGAAAATCGGTTCTGCTGAAACATCTGGTGGGACTGTTGGTGCCGGATGAAGGCACGATCACGGTGGATGGGCATGCGATTACCGGCGCGCCGCGCAAGGAACTCTATGAGATCCGCAAGAAATTCGGCGTGCTTTTTCAAGGCGCGGCCTTGTTCGATTCGATGACCGTGGCCGAGAATGTTTCGCTGGGGCTGCGTCAGCACACGGAGATGAGCGAAGCGCAAATCGCACTGCGGGTTCGGGAATGCCTGACGATGGTCAGCATGGAAGGCACGCAGAAGCTCAAACCCGCGGAGCTTTCGGGCGGCATGAAGAAACGAGTGGGGCTGGCCCGAGCCATCGCCATGCAGCCCTCCTATATCTTGTACGACGAGCCGACGACCGGACTCGATCCGATTACGGCCGATTCCATCAACGATTTGATCTTGCATCTGAACGAGAAACTCAACGTGACCACAATCGTGGTAACGCACGACATGGTTTCGGCCTACAAGATCTCGGATCGCATCGTGATGCTGCATGAAGGCCGCGTGATCTTCTCCGGCTCGCCCGACGAGACCAAAAACGCGAAACTTGATATCGTTCGCCGGTTCGTGACCGGCGAAGCCGATGAGCAACCCTATGTAATCACCAGCTATTAG